From a region of the Tachysurus fulvidraco isolate hzauxx_2018 chromosome 5, HZAU_PFXX_2.0, whole genome shotgun sequence genome:
- the LOC113642948 gene encoding serine/threonine-protein kinase 4-like isoform X3, with protein MTETKEQVQLRNNPRRQLKKLSEDSLTKQPEEVFDILEKLGEGSYGSVFKAHYKETGEIVAIKQVPVESDLQEIIKEISIMQQCNSPHVVRYYGSYFKNSDLWIVMEYCGAGSVSDIIRLRNKTLTEDEIAAIMQSTLKGLEYLHFMRKIHRDIKAGNILLNSEGQAKLADFGVAGQLTDTMAKRNTVIGTPFWMAPEVIQEIGYNCVADIWSLGITAIEMGEGKPPYADIHPMRAIFMIPTNPPPTFRIPDQWSEPFRDFVAQCLIKNPENRATATQLLQHPFIKNAKSNSVLRALITESMELKLKKQETEQREQDTEDEENSDEDEVDQGTMVRASTSGLGTVRAVGSLGSSLGTMIEHNDSTLESQLGTMVINSEDEEEDAGTMKHTSPSAK; from the exons GCAACTGAAGAAACTTAGTGAGGACAGCTTGACCAAGCAGCCTGAGGAAGTGTTTGATATATTGGAGAAACTTGGAGAGGG gtcttaTGGCAGCGTATTCAAGGCACATTATAAAGAGACTGGGGAGATTGTGGCAATTAAACAGGTTCCTGTGGAGTCAGATCTACAAGAAATCATTAAAGAGATTTCTATTATGCAGCAGTGCAACAG TCCACATGTGGTGAGATATTATGGCAGTTACTTTAAGAACAGTGATCTGTGGATTGTAATGGAGTACTGTGGAGCTGGCTCTGTGTCTGACATTATCAGACTACGCAACAAAACA TTAACAGAAGATGAAATAGCTGCCATTATGCAGTCCACTCTTAAGGGACTGGAATACTTGCACTTCATGAGGAAAATCCACAGAGACATCAAAGCTGGAAACATCCTTCTGAACTCTGAGGGACAGGCCAAACTTGCCGACTTTGGTGTTGCGGGACAGCTAACT gaCACGATGGCGAAACGCAACACAGTAATTGGAACGCCGTTTTGGATGGCTCCAGAGGTCATTCAGGAAATTGGCTATAATTGTGTAGCAGATATCTGGTCTCTTGGCATCACAGCCATAGAGATGGGTGAAGGGAAGCCACCATATGCAGACATACACCCTATGAGG GCAATATTCATGATTCCAACAAATCCACCACCAACATTTCGGATCCCTGACCAGTGGTCAGAACCTTTCAGGGATTTTGTGGCACAATGCCTGATAAAGAATCCTGAGAACAGAGCAACAGCCACACAGCTATTACAA caccCATTCATAAAGAATGCTAAGTCCAATAGTGTCCTTAGGGCACTGATTACAGAATCTATGGAGCTCAAACTGAAGAAACAGGAGACTGAACAGAGAGAACAGGACACAGAGGATGAAGAAAACTCG GATGAAGATGAAGTTGATCAGGGTACAATGGTGCGAGCCAGCACATCAGGTCTGGGAACAGTCCGTGCAGTCGGCTCACTTGGAAGTTCATTGGGAACCATGATTGAGCACAATGACAGCACGTTGGAGTCTCAGCTTGGCACCATGGTCATAAACTCAGAGGACGAAGAGGAGGATGCAGGCACCATGAAAC ACACCTCACCATCTGCAAAATGA